From a single Pleurodeles waltl isolate 20211129_DDA chromosome 10, aPleWal1.hap1.20221129, whole genome shotgun sequence genomic region:
- the AMZ1 gene encoding archaemetzincin-1, giving the protein MMLQCRQSQEFSFGPRTLKDALISTNPALQELYVKAFSNAEKLFLSEAYNPQRTLFSTLQIRTAFDWLMSHPDAPQDFEAFYYSLLQKKKNPYRKHIYLQPIDLDEGEASISLLDSLRCCVESFFLGLCVKCLPSVPISSLNCHSRHNQGSGKTQIHTDSILAYLKRNKPVDALCILALTLTDLYPCETWSYTFSKSLLGQEVGVCSFARISDDFHQGVSETMNSPAELEEAHGIAVNGRDGTLTFGVAGLIQCCKVTCHEICFLIGLGTCRWLRCLMQGALSLDELVLRPQDLCPVCLRKLQYVLGFKLLERYKKLFAWTGTLLSAWAGQSSADHSISEDILPLSSDSGMCGENESELLTSLSEALTPDPCTPAPFFRHEIEHSEPLCSIEDMNNQQGTFVEVTDILKRHEDWLGRCISVLEREVPEEEVAALDRSVDSLARWDMFTGQLPILKKELQLSKDKTGFRRTLGDRFSSLRRRLSSRRLSKDGCSPPRWDLEES; this is encoded by the exons ATGATGTTACAGTGCAGACAAAGCCAAGAGTTCAGCTTTGGGCCCCGAACTCTGAAGGATGCCCTAATCTCTACCAACCCAGCTTTGCAGGAGCTTTACGTGAAAGCCTTCTCTAATGCCGAGAAACTCTTCCTATCGGAGGCCTACAACCCGCAAAGGACACTATTCTCTACTCTCCAAATAAGGACAGCTTTTGATTGGCTTATGAGCCACCCAGACGCTCCACAGGACTTTGAAGCTTTTTATTATTCTCTCCTGCAGAAAAAAAAGAACCCCTATCGAAAGCACATCTACCTGCAACCGATAG ATCTGGATGAAGGGGAGGCCTCTATCTCGCTGCTGGACTCTCTCAGATGCTGCGTTGAATCTTTCTTCCTGGGGCTATGTGTGAAGTGCCTACCCTCTGTTCCTATCTCTTCCCTTAACTGTCACTCACGTCACAaccaggggtcagggaaaacacaGATCCATACAG ATAGTATCCTGGCATACCTGAAGAGGAACAAGCCTGTGGATGCTCTGTGCATTTTGGCGCTCACTCTGACTGACCTTTACCCATGTGAAACCTGGAGCTACACCTTCAGCAAATCTCTCCTAGGACAAG AGGTTGGCGTGTGCAGTTTTGCCAGGATCTCTGACGATTTCCACCAGGGGGTTTCGGAAACAATGAATTCACCTGCAGAACTGGAAGAAGCTCATGGCATTGCTGTGAATGGAAGAGACGggacactaacctttggtgtggcaggaCTTATCCAGTGCTGCAAG GTCACATGTCATGAAATTTGCTTCCTCATTGGCCTGGGGACGTGCCGCTGGCTACGCTGTCTCATGCAGGGAGCACTGAGCCTCGATGAGTTGGTACTGCGGCCTCAGGACCTCTGCCCAGTTTGCCTGAGAAAACTGCAGTATGTGCTGGGATTCAAGCTGCTGGAACGGTACAAG AAactttttgcttggacaggaactCTTCTGTCTGCCTGGGCCGGTCAGAGTTCAGCTGATCACTCCATATCAGAAGATATCCTTCCACTTAGCTCTGACTCTGGGATGTGCGGCGAGAATGAGTCAGAGCTGTTGACTTCTCTATCTGAAGCATTGACTCCCGACCCTTGCACTCCAGCCCCTTTCTTCAGACATGAGATAGAGCACAGTGAGCCACTTTGTTCTATAGAAGATATGAACAAccaacagggaacatttgtggaggTCACAGACATCCTTAAGAGGCATGAGGATTGGCTGGGACGCTGCATCAGTGTTCTGGAGAGAGAGGTGCCTGAAGAAGAGGTAGCTGCTCTGGACAGAAGTGTGGACTCCCTTGCGAGATGGGACATGTTCACTGGTCAGCTGCCCATCCTCAAGAAGGAGCTGCAGTTGAGCAAAGACAAGACAGGGTTTAGAAGGACCCTGGGGGACAGGTTCTCATCCCTGAGGAGAAGACTCAGCTCAAGAAGACTCTCAAAGGATGGATGCTCGCCACCTCGATGGGACTTGGAAGAAAGTTAA